The proteins below are encoded in one region of Apium graveolens cultivar Ventura chromosome 4, ASM990537v1, whole genome shotgun sequence:
- the LOC141720342 gene encoding uncharacterized protein LOC141720342: MNLVISKMLIPTRSFRTTTRVLHHKVPLLSYFNTYTISGGSYPRFVATISTQKEPAMATHQSSQNTHHPVQVAKRLEKFKTTIFTQMSMLAVKHGAINLGQGFPNFDGPEFVKEAAIQAIKDGKNQYARGYGVPDLNSAIAERFKNDTGLVVDPEKEVTVTSGCTEAIAATILGLINPEDEVILFAPFYDSYEATLSMAGAKIKCITLRPPDFSIPIDELKSAISKNTRAILMNTPHNPTGKMFTRDELNMIASLCIENDVLVFSDEVYDKLAFEMDHISIASLPGMYERTVTLNSLGKTFSLTGWKIGWAIAPPHLTWGVRQAHSYLTFATSTPMQHAAAVALKTSDAYYEELKRDYLAKKKILEEGLKAVGFTVYPSSGTYFIIVDHTPFGLEDDISFCEYLIKEVGVVAIPTSVFYLNKEDGKNLVRFTFCKDEGTLRSAVERMKEKLSRK; encoded by the exons ATGAACCTGGTCATCTCTAAAATGCTTATACCTACGAGGAGCTTTCGGACTACAACTCGTGTTTTACATCACAAAGTACCTCTTTTGTCTTATTTCAACACATACACAATCTCCGGCGGCTCCTACCCTCGTTTTGTAGCTACCATTTCTACACAAAAGGAGCCTGCTATGGCCACTCATCAATCTTCCCAAAACACTCATCACCCCGTACAG GTTGCCAAGCGTTTAGAGAAATTCAAAACAACGATATTCACACAGATGAGTATGCTAGCCGTCAAACATGGAGCAATTAACCTTGGCCAAGGCTTTCCGAATTTTGATGGCCCGGAATTTGTCAAAGAAGCAGCAATCCAAGCCATTAAAGATGGAAAAAACCAATATGCCCGTGGGTATGGAGTCCCTGATCTTAACTCAGCTATTGCTGAACGTTTCAAGAATGATACTGGACTTGTGGTAGACCCAGAAAAGGAGGTTACTGTGACTTCTGGATGCACTGAAGCAATTGCTGCAACCATCTTAGGCTTGATAAATCCAGAAGACGAGGTGATTCTCTTTGCTCCTTTCTATGATTCTTACGAGGCCACACTCTCTATGGCTGGTGCCAAGATAAAGTGCATCACCTTAAGACCTCCTGATTTTTCAATCCCAATTGATGAGCTCAAGTCTGCGATCTCAAAGAATACCCGTGCAATCCTTATGAATACTCCACATAATCCTACAGGAAAGATGTTCACTCGCGATGAACTCAACATGATTGCATCTCTCTGTATTGAGAATGATGTTTTAGTTTTCAGTGATGAAGTTTATGACAAGTTAGCTTTCGAAATGGATCACATTTCAATAGCTTCTCTTCCAGGAATGTATGAGAGAACTGTAACTCTCAACTCCTTGGGAAAGACCTTCTCTCTTACTGGCTGGAAGATTGGATGGGCCATAGCTCCCCCTCACCTGACATGGGGAGTGAGACAAGCACATTCATACCTCACGTTTGCTACTTCCACGCCAATGCAACATGCGGCTGCTGTAGCACTTAAAACATCAGATGCCTACTACGAGGAGCTTAAGAGGGATTACCTTGCAAAGAAAAAAATTTTGGAGGAGGGACTGAAAGCTGTTGGATTTACTGTATACCCATCAAGTGGGACATACTTTATAATCGTAGATCACACCCcttttggcctggaagatgatATATCGTTTTGCGAATATTTGATTAAAGAGGTTGGGGTAGTAGCTATTCCAACAAGCGTGTTTTACTTGAACAAGGAAGATGGTAAAAATCTTGTAAGATTTACATTCTGCAAGGACGAGGGAACTCTCAGAAGTGCAGTTGAGAGAATGAAAGAGAAGTTATCGAGAAAGTAA